One genomic region from Actinocatenispora thailandica encodes:
- the glnA gene encoding type I glutamate--ammonia ligase, with amino-acid sequence MFDNSEALLKYLADDGVRFVDVRFCDLPGVMQHFTVPVESFDADVFTDGLAFDGSSIRGFQQIHESDMLLLPDPATAFIDPFRAEKTLALNFFVHDPFTREPYSRDPRNIARKAETYLAASGIADTAFFGAEAEFYLFDSIRYDTAAQHGFYHIDSIEGAWNSGAEEGGRNLGHKISHKGGYFPVSPVDQTADLRDAITRRLIEAGLTVERAHHEVGTAGQAEINYRFSTLLHSGDQVQLFKYIVKNTAHAAGKTATFMPKPLFGDNGSGMHTHQSLWSGGDPLFYDETGYAGLSDIARWYIGGLLHHAPSLLAFTNPTVNSYRRLVPGFEAPVNLVYSQRNRSACTRIPVTGTNPKAKRVEFRVPDASSNPYLAFSSMLMAGLDGVRNKIEPPEPVDKDLYELPPEEFADVKQVPGSLPEVLDALEADNEYLLAGDVFTSDLIESWVDYKRSNEVDPIRLRPTPHEFALYYDV; translated from the coding sequence GTGTTCGACAACTCCGAGGCACTGCTGAAGTATCTGGCCGACGACGGCGTACGGTTCGTCGACGTCCGGTTCTGCGACCTGCCGGGGGTGATGCAGCACTTCACGGTGCCGGTCGAGTCGTTCGATGCCGACGTGTTCACCGACGGGCTGGCCTTCGACGGGTCCTCGATCCGCGGGTTCCAGCAGATCCACGAGTCGGACATGCTGCTGCTGCCGGACCCGGCGACCGCGTTCATCGACCCGTTCCGGGCGGAGAAGACGCTGGCCCTGAACTTCTTCGTGCACGACCCGTTCACCCGCGAGCCGTACAGCCGCGACCCGCGCAACATCGCCCGCAAGGCCGAGACCTACCTGGCCGCGAGCGGCATCGCCGACACCGCCTTCTTCGGCGCCGAGGCCGAGTTCTACCTGTTCGACTCGATCCGGTACGACACCGCCGCCCAGCACGGCTTCTACCACATCGACTCGATCGAGGGCGCCTGGAACTCCGGCGCCGAGGAGGGCGGCCGCAACCTCGGTCACAAGATCAGCCACAAGGGCGGGTACTTCCCGGTGTCGCCGGTCGACCAGACCGCCGACCTGCGGGATGCGATCACCCGCCGGCTGATCGAGGCCGGGCTGACCGTCGAGCGGGCCCACCACGAGGTCGGCACCGCCGGGCAGGCCGAGATCAACTACAGGTTCTCCACCCTGCTGCACTCCGGCGACCAGGTGCAGCTGTTCAAGTACATCGTGAAGAACACCGCGCACGCCGCCGGCAAGACCGCGACGTTCATGCCGAAGCCGCTGTTCGGCGACAACGGTTCGGGCATGCACACGCACCAGAGCCTGTGGTCCGGCGGCGACCCGCTGTTCTACGACGAGACCGGGTACGCCGGCCTGTCCGACATCGCCCGCTGGTACATCGGTGGGCTGCTGCACCACGCGCCGAGCCTGCTCGCGTTCACCAACCCGACGGTCAACTCGTACCGCCGGCTGGTGCCGGGCTTCGAGGCGCCGGTCAACCTGGTGTACTCGCAGCGCAACCGCTCGGCCTGCACCCGGATCCCGGTGACCGGCACCAACCCGAAGGCGAAGCGGGTCGAGTTCCGGGTGCCGGACGCGTCCTCCAACCCGTACCTGGCGTTCTCCTCGATGCTGATGGCCGGCCTGGACGGGGTGCGCAACAAGATCGAGCCGCCGGAGCCGGTCGACAAGGACCTGTACGAGCTGCCGCCGGAGGAGTTCGCCGACGTCAAGCAGGTACCGGGGTCGCTGCCGGAGGTGCTCGACGCGCTGGAGGCCGACAACGAGTACCTGCTCGCCGGCGACGTGTTCACCTCCGACCTGATCGAGTCGTGGGTGGACTACAAGCGCAGCAACGAGGTCGACCCGATCCGCCTGCGCCCCACCCCGCACGAGTTCGCCCTCTACTACGACGTCTGA
- a CDS encoding DUF4191 domain-containing protein has translation MAKAEPEKASFLERLKQIRTAFVFTAKRDTLFLPLVIVAVVVPIVAGVIAFLLLGSPVWIAVGVVLALLAVLIVMNLRANTAMLNEAEGKAGAAAAILQTMRGDWRVTPAVQATTQEDFVHRAVCRAGVVLIGEGNPGRLRSLLGQEKKRTSRVAGDTPIYDIQVGDEEGQISLRKLRSHLLKLPRNITAKQVGALDTRLGAIGSRPPMPKGPMPKNARPPKGAYKAMRGR, from the coding sequence ATGGCCAAAGCTGAGCCGGAGAAGGCATCGTTCCTCGAACGCCTGAAGCAGATCCGCACCGCGTTCGTGTTCACCGCCAAGCGCGACACCCTGTTCCTGCCGCTGGTGATCGTCGCAGTGGTGGTCCCGATCGTGGCCGGCGTGATCGCGTTCCTGCTGCTCGGCTCACCCGTCTGGATCGCGGTCGGCGTGGTGCTCGCGCTGCTCGCGGTGCTGATCGTGATGAACCTGCGGGCCAACACCGCGATGCTCAACGAGGCCGAGGGCAAGGCCGGCGCCGCCGCCGCCATCCTGCAGACCATGCGCGGCGACTGGCGGGTGACCCCGGCGGTGCAGGCCACCACCCAGGAGGACTTCGTGCACCGGGCGGTCTGCCGGGCCGGCGTGGTGCTGATCGGTGAGGGCAACCCGGGCCGGCTGCGCAGCCTGCTCGGCCAGGAGAAGAAGCGGACCTCCCGGGTCGCCGGCGACACCCCGATCTACGACATCCAGGTCGGTGACGAGGAGGGCCAGATCAGCCTGCGCAAGCTGCGCAGCCATCTGCTGAAGCTGCCCCGCAACATCACCGCCAAGCAGGTCGGCGCGCTGGACACCCGGCTCGGCGCCATCGGCTCCCGGCCACCGATGCCGAAGGGCCCGATGCCCAAAAACGCCCGGCCACCCAAGGGCGCCTACAAAGCGATGCGCGGCCGCTGA
- a CDS encoding MarR family winged helix-turn-helix transcriptional regulator yields MSYLGVKQFNVEECVMSDAVDRILAQWRVERPDLDASPMGIVGRIRRVGRLLEHGLAGYFAEHDLQSWEFDILATLRRSGPPYQLTAGALVASSMITSGAMTNRIDRLTARGLVTRRVDPGNRRSVLIALTDEGRALIDRAVTGHVDNEARLLAGLSAEQREHLADLLRTLALHLGDDAG; encoded by the coding sequence GTGAGTTATCTTGGCGTCAAACAGTTCAACGTCGAGGAGTGTGTGATGTCGGACGCGGTCGATCGGATCCTGGCGCAGTGGCGGGTCGAGCGTCCCGATCTGGACGCCAGTCCGATGGGCATCGTCGGCCGGATCAGGCGGGTCGGGCGGCTACTGGAGCACGGTCTGGCCGGCTACTTCGCCGAGCACGACCTGCAGTCGTGGGAGTTCGACATCCTCGCCACGCTGCGTCGCAGCGGCCCGCCGTACCAGTTGACCGCGGGCGCGCTGGTCGCCTCGTCGATGATCACCTCCGGCGCGATGACCAACCGGATCGACCGGCTCACCGCGCGTGGCCTGGTCACCCGCCGGGTCGACCCGGGCAACCGGCGCAGCGTGCTGATCGCGCTGACCGACGAGGGGCGGGCGCTGATCGATCGCGCGGTGACCGGGCACGTCGACAACGAGGCCCGACTGCTCGCCGGGCTGTCGGCGGAGCAGCGCGAACACCTCGCCGACCTGCTGCGCACGCTCGCTCTGCACCTCGGCGACGACGCCGGCTGA
- a CDS encoding ABC transporter permease — translation MTVEVGTLWRQRSVMGMLVRRDLAVKYQSSMLGYLWSLIDPLVQALIYWFIFGVLYHRSGDENMLGHAGYPLFIVSGIFAWMWMSAGITESAHALSSQSRLITTMRVHRQIFPISKVFARSVEFLVGIPVVLVFALIFDGYFTWRLIAIPLGMLIQGVLLIGVSLILAPLNVLFRDVERMTRLIVRILMYSAPVIYPLARVIGTPGDPSTLPGWFQFLYQCNPLVGIMELQHGAWIAPMFPSAQLVIMSATGSLIVFILGWWVFNRAESAVLKEL, via the coding sequence TTGACGGTGGAAGTCGGAACGCTCTGGCGACAACGCAGCGTCATGGGCATGCTTGTCCGCCGGGACCTGGCGGTCAAGTACCAGTCCTCGATGCTCGGTTACCTGTGGTCGCTGATCGATCCGCTCGTGCAGGCGCTGATCTACTGGTTCATCTTCGGGGTGCTCTACCACCGCAGCGGCGACGAGAACATGCTCGGCCATGCCGGGTACCCGCTGTTCATCGTTTCGGGCATCTTCGCCTGGATGTGGATGTCGGCCGGGATCACCGAGTCGGCGCACGCGCTGAGTTCGCAGTCCCGCCTGATCACCACGATGCGGGTGCACCGGCAGATCTTCCCGATCTCGAAGGTGTTCGCCCGCTCGGTCGAGTTCCTGGTCGGCATCCCGGTGGTGCTGGTCTTCGCGCTGATCTTCGATGGCTACTTCACCTGGCGGCTGATCGCGATCCCGCTGGGCATGCTGATCCAGGGTGTCCTGCTGATCGGGGTGTCGCTGATTCTCGCCCCGCTCAACGTGCTGTTCCGGGACGTGGAGCGGATGACGCGGCTGATCGTGCGCATCCTGATGTACTCGGCACCGGTCATCTACCCGCTCGCCCGGGTCATCGGTACCCCGGGGGACCCGTCCACGCTGCCCGGCTGGTTCCAGTTCCTCTACCAGTGCAACCCGCTGGTGGGGATCATGGAGTTGCAGCACGGCGCGTGGATCGCACCGATGTTCCCCAGCGCACAGTTGGTGATCATGTCGGCGACGGGGTCGCTGATCGTGTTCATCCTGGGTTGGTGGGTCTTCAACCGGGCCGAGTCGGCCGTGCTCAAGGAGCTGTAG
- a CDS encoding RDD family protein, with product MSQRSSQQTTDRPADPNAPAEPGSPATWGKRFVALVLDWILCLLVGTVLARLTGVFSNQTMVGFWAYPVLIVEYGFFVGLFGQTVGMRIARIACVRVSDHGRIGVLRALLRGFLLCLVVPPVVVGPGGRGLHDGAAGSIMVHS from the coding sequence GTGAGCCAGCGCTCGTCCCAGCAGACCACCGACCGGCCCGCCGACCCGAACGCGCCGGCCGAGCCGGGCAGCCCCGCCACCTGGGGCAAGCGGTTCGTCGCGCTGGTGCTCGACTGGATCCTGTGCCTGCTGGTCGGCACCGTGCTGGCCCGACTGACCGGGGTGTTCTCCAACCAGACCATGGTGGGTTTCTGGGCCTACCCGGTGCTGATCGTCGAGTACGGGTTCTTCGTCGGCCTGTTCGGCCAGACGGTCGGCATGCGCATCGCCCGCATCGCCTGCGTCCGGGTGTCCGACCACGGCCGGATCGGCGTGTTGCGGGCGCTGCTGCGGGGCTTCCTGCTCTGCCTGGTCGTGCCGCCGGTCGTCGTCGGCCCCGGCGGCCGTGGCCTGCACGACGGCGCGGCCGGTTCGATCATGGTGCACAGCTGA
- a CDS encoding EamA family transporter: MDSAAAEAIPAPGDTGPSGPGGAAGPRDDVRAADPGGGHGAAGTPTGSVAARTALTALAPVVWGTTYLVTSQWLPPDHPLWSATLRALPAGLVALALGRRLPRGAWWWRAAVLGTLNIGAFFALLFVAAYRLPGGVAAILGALQPLAVAALAYGLLRERPTLWRLGWALAGAAGVAVIVLRSGAALDPVGIAAGSLGTAGMAAGVVLSKRWRRPVGVVAYTGWQLTAGGLVLLPLAVLFEGALPAIDLPALGGYLWLGGVGTLLAYGLWFTGIGRLPVTALSFLPLLSPVVAATVGWLVLGQSLGPVQAAGFVLALGAIAAAQFAPRRPRR, encoded by the coding sequence ATGGACAGCGCGGCTGCCGAAGCCATCCCAGCGCCCGGCGACACCGGGCCCTCCGGGCCCGGCGGTGCCGCCGGGCCGCGCGACGACGTCCGCGCCGCGGACCCCGGCGGCGGCCACGGGGCGGCCGGGACGCCCACCGGATCGGTCGCGGCCCGCACGGCGTTGACCGCTCTCGCCCCGGTCGTCTGGGGCACCACCTACCTGGTCACCAGCCAGTGGCTGCCGCCCGACCACCCGCTGTGGTCGGCGACGCTGCGGGCACTGCCCGCCGGGCTGGTCGCGCTCGCGCTCGGTCGCCGACTTCCCCGTGGCGCCTGGTGGTGGCGCGCGGCCGTACTCGGCACGCTCAACATCGGCGCGTTCTTCGCCCTGCTGTTCGTCGCCGCGTACCGGCTGCCCGGCGGGGTCGCCGCCATCCTCGGCGCGCTGCAGCCGCTGGCCGTCGCCGCCCTCGCGTACGGACTGCTGCGGGAGCGGCCGACGCTCTGGCGGCTGGGTTGGGCGCTCGCCGGCGCCGCGGGCGTCGCGGTGATCGTGCTGCGCTCCGGCGCGGCCCTGGACCCCGTCGGGATCGCCGCCGGCAGCCTCGGTACCGCCGGAATGGCCGCCGGGGTGGTCCTGTCGAAGCGCTGGCGGCGGCCGGTCGGAGTCGTCGCGTACACCGGCTGGCAGCTGACCGCCGGCGGTCTGGTGCTGCTGCCGCTGGCCGTGCTGTTCGAGGGCGCGTTGCCGGCGATCGACCTGCCCGCGCTCGGCGGCTACCTGTGGCTCGGCGGTGTCGGCACGCTGCTCGCCTACGGCCTCTGGTTCACCGGAATCGGCCGGCTGCCGGTGACCGCGCTGTCCTTCCTGCCGTTGCTGTCCCCCGTCGTCGCCGCGACCGTCGGCTGGCTGGTACTGGGCCAGTCGCTCGGGCCGGTGCAGGCGGCCGGCTTCGTCCTCGCGCTCGGCGCCATCGCCGCCGCACAGTTCGCTCCCCGTCGGCCCCGTCGCTGA
- a CDS encoding GntR family transcriptional regulator, with the protein MEAVPDIEVPKWEQIALDVEKQIRSGAYQPGQRVMSENIIAQAYGVARGTARRAIAGLVEWGMVRVRPRQGVYAAPRESWRKPE; encoded by the coding sequence ATGGAGGCCGTGCCGGACATCGAAGTGCCGAAGTGGGAGCAGATCGCCCTCGACGTCGAGAAGCAGATCCGCTCCGGGGCGTATCAGCCCGGCCAGCGGGTGATGTCGGAGAACATCATCGCCCAGGCGTACGGAGTCGCCCGCGGGACCGCGCGCCGGGCGATCGCCGGGCTCGTGGAGTGGGGCATGGTCCGGGTGCGGCCTCGGCAGGGCGTCTACGCGGCGCCCCGGGAGTCCTGGCGCAAGCCTGAGTAG
- the lipB gene encoding lipoyl(octanoyl) transferase LipB — protein MALRGQAAPTERLEIVRAGLVDYRVAWDEQRRIQQARIDDTGPDTLLLLEHPSVYTAGKRTEPLDRPTDGTPVIDVDRGGKITWHGPGQLVGYPIIKLPDPVDVIAFVHRVEDLVISVCAEFGVPTTRITTRKDMRGGVWVLADDRGPTRKIAALGMRVSHGVTEHGFALNCNSDLTGYDRIVPCGIRDAGVTSLSYELGRDVPVAEVLPMVESRVHLLFP, from the coding sequence ATCGCGCTGCGGGGGCAGGCGGCTCCCACCGAACGGCTGGAAATCGTGCGCGCCGGCCTCGTCGACTACCGCGTCGCGTGGGACGAGCAGCGCCGCATCCAGCAGGCCCGCATCGACGACACCGGGCCGGACACGCTGCTGCTCCTGGAGCACCCGAGCGTCTACACCGCCGGCAAGCGCACCGAGCCGCTGGACCGCCCGACCGACGGCACCCCGGTGATCGACGTCGACCGTGGCGGCAAGATCACCTGGCACGGACCCGGTCAGCTGGTCGGCTACCCGATCATCAAGCTGCCCGACCCGGTCGACGTGATCGCCTTCGTGCACCGGGTGGAAGACCTGGTCATCTCGGTGTGCGCCGAGTTCGGCGTGCCGACCACCCGGATCACCACCCGCAAGGACATGCGCGGCGGGGTGTGGGTGCTCGCCGACGACCGCGGCCCGACCCGCAAGATCGCCGCACTCGGGATGCGCGTCTCGCACGGGGTGACCGAGCACGGCTTCGCGCTCAACTGCAACTCCGACCTCACCGGGTACGACCGGATCGTGCCGTGCGGCATCCGGGACGCCGGGGTGACCTCGCTGTCCTACGAGCTGGGTCGCGACGTGCCCGTCGCCGAGGTGCTGCCGATGGTCGAGTCCCGGGTGCACCTGCTCTTCCCGTGA
- the aspS gene encoding aspartate--tRNA(Asn) ligase yields MQRILSTELAGHAGEQVRLAGWVHRRRLLKSVAFLILRDRAGLAQLVVSDPAARQLLEQLPEETVVEVVGRAVANPVAPGGVEVVEPTWAPLSEPAEPLPFELYRPELRASLPTMLDAAPFALRNARQRAPLELAAAGVRGFRDTLDGLGFTEVHTPKLVGYATESGANVFGVDYFGRRAYLAQSPQFYKQAMVGVFERVYEVGPVFRAEPHDTARHLAEYTSLDAELGFVRDHRDVIRVIREVFAGMVATMSESAGAAVAAAGITLPEVPAELPTVHFAEALELIGAATGEDLSGEQDLAPAHERWLSAWAEREYGSEWLIVEGYPTAKRAFYTHPDPARPGYSRGFDLLFRGLELISGAQRLHRYSDYVAAITARGESVEPYASYLEFFRHGMPPHGGFAIGLERFVARLTGAANVREVTLFPRDLHRLTP; encoded by the coding sequence GTGCAACGAATTCTGTCCACCGAGCTCGCCGGGCACGCCGGCGAGCAGGTCCGGCTGGCCGGCTGGGTACACCGGCGGCGGCTGCTGAAGTCCGTGGCGTTCCTGATCCTGCGCGACCGCGCCGGCCTGGCCCAGCTCGTGGTGTCCGACCCGGCCGCCCGCCAGCTGCTGGAACAGCTGCCGGAGGAGACCGTCGTCGAGGTCGTCGGCCGTGCGGTCGCGAACCCGGTCGCGCCGGGCGGCGTCGAGGTCGTCGAGCCGACCTGGGCACCGCTGTCCGAGCCGGCCGAGCCGCTGCCGTTCGAGTTGTACCGGCCGGAACTGCGGGCCAGCCTGCCGACGATGCTGGACGCGGCGCCGTTCGCGCTGCGCAACGCGCGGCAGCGGGCGCCGTTGGAGCTGGCCGCCGCCGGGGTGCGCGGCTTCCGCGACACGCTGGACGGCCTCGGGTTCACCGAGGTGCACACGCCGAAGCTGGTCGGTTACGCGACCGAGTCGGGTGCGAACGTCTTCGGGGTCGACTACTTCGGCCGGCGGGCCTACCTGGCGCAGAGCCCGCAGTTCTACAAGCAGGCGATGGTCGGCGTGTTCGAGCGGGTGTACGAGGTCGGCCCGGTGTTCCGCGCCGAGCCGCACGACACCGCGCGGCATCTGGCCGAGTACACCTCGCTGGACGCCGAGCTGGGGTTCGTCCGGGACCACCGGGACGTCATCCGGGTGATCCGCGAGGTGTTCGCCGGGATGGTCGCCACCATGTCCGAGTCGGCCGGCGCCGCCGTGGCCGCGGCCGGGATCACCCTGCCGGAGGTACCGGCTGAGCTGCCCACCGTGCACTTCGCCGAGGCGTTGGAGCTGATCGGCGCCGCGACGGGGGAGGACCTGTCCGGCGAGCAGGACCTGGCGCCGGCGCACGAGCGCTGGCTGTCGGCGTGGGCGGAGCGCGAGTACGGGTCGGAGTGGCTGATCGTGGAGGGCTACCCGACCGCGAAGCGGGCCTTCTACACCCACCCGGACCCGGCCCGGCCCGGCTACTCGCGCGGCTTCGACCTGCTGTTCCGGGGGCTGGAGCTGATCAGCGGCGCGCAGCGGCTGCACCGCTACTCCGACTACGTGGCGGCGATCACCGCGCGCGGCGAGAGCGTCGAGCCGTACGCCTCGTACCTGGAGTTCTTCCGGCACGGGATGCCGCCGCACGGGGGGTTCGCGATCGGGCTGGAGCGGTTCGTGGCGCGGCTCACCGGCGCCGCGAACGTGCGGGAGGTCACGCTGTTCCCGCGCGACCTGCACCGCCTCACCCCGTGA
- a CDS encoding NAD(P)-dependent oxidoreductase, giving the protein MYLTVFGATGTVGSAVLDEALARGHRVTAAVRNPARTAELPAGAEPAVADAADAAQVATLARDRDAVIGATRPPDGHESRLGRMASALLTGTSAGGSRLLLVGGAATLTVPDTGRRLIDDPRYLPAAARAIAAACVDQLARCREHDGDWTYLSPPAQLDDGPRTGRYRVGRDELVVDEAGESRISVADLAVALVDELERPAHRRCRFTVGY; this is encoded by the coding sequence ATGTACCTGACCGTTTTCGGCGCCACTGGCACCGTTGGTAGCGCCGTGCTCGACGAGGCGCTGGCGCGCGGTCACCGCGTCACCGCCGCCGTGCGCAACCCGGCCCGTACCGCCGAGCTGCCGGCCGGGGCGGAACCGGCCGTCGCCGACGCGGCGGACGCCGCGCAGGTTGCCACCCTCGCCCGGGACCGGGACGCGGTGATCGGCGCGACCCGGCCGCCGGACGGCCACGAGTCGCGACTGGGTCGCATGGCGAGCGCGCTGCTCACCGGTACCAGCGCCGGCGGAAGCCGGTTGCTGCTGGTCGGCGGCGCGGCGACGTTGACGGTGCCGGACACCGGGCGCCGGCTGATCGACGACCCGCGGTACCTGCCGGCGGCGGCGCGGGCGATCGCAGCGGCCTGCGTCGACCAGCTCGCCCGCTGCCGTGAGCACGACGGCGACTGGACCTATTTGAGCCCGCCGGCTCAGCTGGACGACGGTCCGCGGACCGGCCGGTACCGGGTCGGCCGCGACGAGTTGGTGGTCGACGAGGCCGGCGAGTCCCGGATCTCGGTGGCGGATCTCGCGGTGGCGCTGGTGGACGAGCTGGAACGGCCGGCGCACCGCCGGTGCCGTTTCACCGTCGGCTACTGA
- the lipA gene encoding lipoyl synthase: protein MTVVQPEGRRLLRIEARNSETPIERKPPWIKVRAKMGPEYTDLKGLVKREGLHTVCEEAGCPNIYECWEDREATFLIGGDQCTRRCDFCQIDTGRPAEFDADEPRRVADSVSTMGLKYATITGVARDDLPDGGAWLYAETVRQIHKHVPGCGVELLIPDFNAKPDQLAEVFSSRPEVLAHNVETVPRIFKRIRPAFRYERSLEVITKAREDGLVTKSNLILGMGEEFDEVVQAMRDLFDAGCELLTITQYLRPSVRHHPIDRWVKPEEFVALREEAERIGFAGVLAGPLVRSSYRAGRLFRQAKSARGEALPPEFAIQSV, encoded by the coding sequence GTGACCGTGGTTCAGCCAGAGGGCCGACGACTTCTGCGCATCGAGGCCCGCAACTCCGAGACACCCATCGAGCGCAAGCCGCCGTGGATCAAGGTCCGCGCCAAGATGGGTCCCGAGTACACGGACCTGAAGGGCCTGGTGAAACGCGAGGGCCTGCACACCGTGTGCGAGGAGGCCGGCTGCCCCAACATCTACGAGTGTTGGGAGGACCGCGAGGCCACCTTCCTCATCGGCGGCGACCAGTGCACCCGCCGGTGCGACTTCTGCCAGATCGACACCGGCCGGCCGGCCGAGTTCGACGCCGACGAGCCGCGCCGGGTGGCCGACTCGGTGTCCACCATGGGCCTGAAGTACGCCACGATCACCGGCGTGGCCCGCGACGACCTGCCCGACGGCGGCGCCTGGCTCTATGCCGAGACCGTCCGGCAGATCCACAAGCACGTGCCCGGCTGCGGCGTCGAGCTGCTGATCCCCGACTTCAACGCCAAGCCCGACCAGCTGGCCGAGGTGTTCTCGTCCCGGCCCGAGGTGCTCGCGCACAACGTCGAGACGGTGCCGCGCATCTTCAAGCGGATCCGCCCCGCCTTCCGGTACGAGCGCTCGCTGGAGGTGATCACCAAGGCCCGGGAGGACGGCCTGGTCACCAAGTCCAACCTGATCCTCGGCATGGGTGAGGAGTTCGACGAGGTCGTGCAGGCGATGCGGGACCTCTTCGACGCGGGCTGCGAGCTGCTGACCATCACCCAGTACCTGCGCCCGTCGGTGCGGCACCACCCGATCGACCGGTGGGTCAAGCCGGAGGAGTTCGTGGCGCTGCGCGAGGAGGCCGAACGGATCGGCTTCGCCGGGGTGCTGGCCGGTCCGCTGGTGCGCTCGTCCTACCGGGCGGGTCGGTTGTTCCGGCAGGCCAAGTCGGCGCGCGGCGAGGCGCTGCCGCCGGAGTTCGCCATCCAGTCGGTCTGA
- a CDS encoding TetR/AcrR family transcriptional regulator, protein MGITAKGRATRQRIIDGAAAHLHSAEPGELTLDDVRAITGTSKGQLFHYFPGGKEELLLAVARYEADRVLADQQPHLGALTSWPAWQRWRDAVLARYRAQGANCPLGSLMSQLTSTPGAAEVIRTLLAQWQQHIRAGIEAMQAAGRIRLDLDADRTAAAFVAGIQGGVQVLRSTGRTDHLDAVFDVLLTHLRTSPSNAATAPGYGS, encoded by the coding sequence GTGGGGATCACCGCGAAGGGCCGCGCGACCCGGCAACGCATCATCGACGGCGCGGCGGCGCACCTGCACAGCGCCGAGCCGGGGGAGCTGACCCTCGACGACGTCCGGGCGATCACCGGCACCAGCAAGGGGCAGCTGTTCCACTACTTTCCCGGCGGCAAGGAGGAGCTGCTGCTCGCGGTCGCGCGGTACGAGGCCGACCGGGTGCTCGCCGACCAGCAGCCGCACCTCGGCGCGCTGACCTCCTGGCCGGCCTGGCAGCGCTGGCGCGACGCGGTGCTCGCCCGCTACCGCGCGCAGGGCGCCAACTGCCCGCTCGGCTCACTGATGAGCCAGCTGACCAGCACACCGGGTGCCGCCGAGGTGATCCGCACCCTGCTCGCCCAGTGGCAGCAGCACATCCGTGCCGGCATCGAGGCGATGCAGGCCGCCGGCCGGATTCGCCTGGATCTCGACGCCGACCGCACCGCGGCCGCGTTCGTCGCCGGCATCCAGGGCGGCGTCCAGGTGCTGCGCTCCACCGGCCGCACCGACCACCTCGACGCCGTCTTCGACGTCCTGCTCACCCACCTCCGCACCAGCCCGAGCAATGCGGCAACGGCGCCGGGATACGGGTCGTGA